The Gloeobacter violaceus PCC 7421 DNA window GATCCGCAGCAACTGCTCGTCGGCCAATTCGGGATTGTCGATCAGGGCCACCAGCCCATCCACCAGCTCCCCCAGGTTGTGGGGCGGAATATTCGTGGCCATGCCGACGGCGATCCCGGCGCTGCCGTTGAGCAGCAACACCGGCAAACGCGCCGGCAGCACTTCCGGTTCGCGCTGGGAGCCGTCGAAGTTGTCGGTAAATTCGACTGTCTGATCGTCGATCTCCGCCAGCAGCGCATCGACCCCCACCGCAGCCAGCCGGCACTCGGTGTAGCGCATCGCCGCGGGCGGGTCGTTGTCGATCGAGCCGAAGTTGCCGTGGCCCGACAGCAGCGGGTAGCGCGAAGAAAAATCTTGCACCAGCCGCACCAGGGCGTCGTAGACCGCCGTGTCGCCGTGGGGATGGTACTTGCCCAGCACGTCGCCCACGACGCGGGCGCACTTGCGAAAAGGCCGGTCGGGGGCCAGTCCCAGTTCGTGCATCGCAAAGAGAATCCGCCGGTGCACCGGTTTGAGGCCGTCGCGCACATCCGGCAGCGCCCGCCCGACAATCACGCTCATCGCGTACTCAAGATACGAGCGCTGCATCTCCGAGTGCAGGGCGGTGGGCACGACCCGGGCTTTGGGTTCGGGGCCGGTCAGTTCGAGTTGTCTGGGCATGGCGATGGCGGCACTCGGGTAAGAAGGTGGCCGGACAAATAGGCGGACGCGACAAGGGACGAGTTGTGCACGATTGTACACAGCGCTTGTCCCGGTGGCCACCCCCAGGGAGCAGTTCTTCCAATGGCGGGCGGTTACAGGCCTTTGTATCACAGGTGCGGGATTTTCCGGTTTGCCTATCCCCCCTGCCCGGATTGGGTAATCGCTTCCGGTATGGCATCAATCGGAGGGTGAGCGAGTGAACAAACGATGCGATTCTCCTGCCTGTCCGTCCTTTTGATCCTGGGTGCGGCTCTCGTTGCGCCGGCCTATGCCCAGCAGACCCCCGACCTTCCCGGAGCGCCCGACACCACCCAGGCGGCCGAATCGGACCTCGACGAGGTGACCGTCACCGCGAACCGCCGGGCGACGCCGCGCTCGAAGACCCCGGCCACGGTGTCGATCAAGACCCGCTCCGAACTCGATCGCGAGCAGCCGCTGTTGCGCACGGTGGCCGATGCGCTGCAGACCTTGCCGGGGATCACCATCAACCGCCTGGGCTTGCTGAGCGGGGCGGCGAATATCCGCGGCCTGACCGGCGAGCGCATCGCGGTGCTGGTAGACGGTGAGCGGCTGCCGAATCTGGAATTCGGCCCGGATCTCGGTTCTGTGGACCCATTCCGGGTCGAGCGGCTGGAGGTGCTCAAAGGCCCGGCCTCGTCGATCTACGGGGCGGACGCCTTTGGGGGCGTCATCAACATCATCACGACGCTGCCGCGCTTCGACACGCCGCCCAAGGTGCGCACGTATCTCTACGGCGGCAACTTCTCAGAAATCGGCGGCAACGTCGAATTTCAGGGGCCGAACGTAGTGGCGGGGTTGTCTTTGCGCACGGCGGGAGACGCCAAAGACGGCCTCTCGCGGCCCATTCCCACCAACGGCACCGGCTACGACGCCTTCGACGCCTACGCGAGCGGCCGGATCGACTTCGATGCGACCAATCACCTGGAGCTGCGCTTCGACCGCTACCGCCAGAGTTACGCCGATCTCAACGGTTTTCCGACTCCGCCTTTTGTCTTTGCCCAGAACCAATTTCGCAACCGCGACCGCTACTCGATCGCCTACATCAACGACGGGGCGCCGGGAGGAACGAGCTTTGCCCTCAGGGCCAACTACCAAAAAAACGAGCGGCGATTCGACAACACCACGGCGGTGACAATCCCGGTGTTTGCCAGCCCATTTGCTGTCGGGGGGAACGGAACGTCCAGCCTGTTCGGGACGCCCAGCCGGCAGGCCGCATTCTTCCCGCCCGCGCCGCCGACGTTTATCACCCTCACCACCCCCAGTTCGACCTACAGCCTCACCGAGACCTACGGCCTCTCCGCGCAGGCCAACACGGCCCTCGGTTCGGCGGTGCTCACCTACGGCTACGACTTCAGCCAGGACGCTTCGACCTCGATCGATCGCTTTGCTGTGCCTTCGGTGCAATCGCCGCTGGCCACCCGCAGCTTCAACGGCGTCTTTCTGCAGGGTTCCTACGACATTACCCCGAGCTTCACCGTGGCGGGCGGGGTACGCTACGACACCTACGACCAGAACACGAACACGGGTCTGGTCAACAACGCCAACCGCGTCACCTTCAACGCCGGGGCCATTTACTCCATCACCCCCGAACTGGCCCTGCGGGCAAATTTTGCCCAGGGCTTCCGGCCCCCGAGCCTGCTGTTTTTGTTCGGCAGCAGCCCGGAGGGCACCTTCTTCGCCCCGAGCGCCGGCAACGTCCAGGCAAATCCCAACTTGCGGCCGGAGCGGGCCGACAACTTCGACATCGGCATCAACTACACGAGTCCCGAGTTTCGCGCCGGGATCACTTACTTCAACAACCAGGTCACCGACTTTCTCGGCTTCGGGCCGCTCGTTGCCTTTGGAGCGCCCCCCTTCGGACCGCCGCCCCCTTCCCAAACCGTGCTCAACAAAAATGTCCAGCTGCAGGGGCTCGAATTTTCGAGCGCTTACTTTTTTTCGCCCCAGGCTTTTTTTGAAGCCAACCTCACCTACGTCGACGGCCGCGACGGCTCCGGGCTGCCGCTGTCGCAACTGGAAGTTTTTCCGCTCACGGCCCTGTTGCGCCTGGTCTACGACGACAAGACCTTCAACGCCCTGCTGCAGTCGCGCATCTACGGCGGCCAGGGTTCGGTGATCGGCAACAACGGTGTGGTCGGCCCCGGCACCCCCCCGGCGGGTGTGCTCGATCTGAGCTTCGGTTACCGCTTCGTCCCCAATGTGCAGCTGACGGTGAGCGTCGAGAACGTCACCAACGCCCAGTACATCTATCCGACCAGCGGCTTTGTGGCGCCGGGGGCGAGGCTATTGGGGGCGGTGAGGGCGGAGTTTTGATCGCTGTTATGCTGGCTTCAGGGTGATTGAGCCGCCCAGCCGACTTGCCTGGGATGCGTTTTTTCTCGAATTGGGTCAGGAGAACCGCGATGGAAAAGTCGATGGCACAGCGCTGGCAACTCAAAGACTATGTTTTCGCCGCCTTGATGACCGTGGGTCTGGCCGTAACGGCCAAGGTCACCCAGCCTTTCGCTTCGGCTATTCCGCTACCCGGGGCGACCACGATCGCCTGGGCGCCGTTTGCCGCCATCTTTCTCACCCTGGGGATGGCCCGGTTGCGCCGTTCGGGGGCCGTCGCCCTGATGGCGGGGGTGCTCGCGCTGATCTTGGGAATCATCTCCTGGACGATCTCGGCTTTTCTGGTGGCGGCCCTGCTCGCCGCCGAGCTGGTGGGGCTGGTGAGCGGCGGCTTTGCCGGCAGAACCACCCGCCTGTTGGCCAACATGGCCTTCTTTGCCGCCACCTGCCTGACCGGCTGGTTCATCGGCGTCACCTTCCTGCGCGGCACGCCGGTGGGAGATCTGGCCGCCCAGTGGCTCACCCAGCCCTGGGTGCTGGTGCCCGCCGCTGTGGTGAGCGCCCTGGCCGGGGCGGTCGGTTGGTGGCTGGGGGAGCAGATCGTCTTTCAGTTGCAGCGGGCGGGCAAGCTCGATGTCGCTCGCTAAGCTGCCGCAGTTTTTGGGCTCCGTCAACCCGCTGCTCAAGATCGTTTTGAGCATTGCGCTGACGGCCTGCGCCTTCGCGCTCAAAAGCGTATGGGCCAACCTGTTGTTGGTGAGCGTGCTGATGGTGCTCACTTTTGTGTCGGTGCGGGTGGAGACAAAGAGCGTCGTCGGCGTCGGCGTCTTTTTGCTGATCTTCACCGGTCTTACGGGCACACTTTCGGGCGACTGGGGCTACGCGGGGCTGGGAGCGGCCAGGTTGCTGGTCTTGATTCTGCCCGCGCTGTTGCTGCCTGCCACCACCGCCCCCGGCGATCTGGTGCGGGCCTTTCAGGCGGTGCGGCTGCCGCCTTTTTTGGTGCTGAGCCTGATGCTCACCTGGCGTTTCTTGCCGATCATCCAGCAGGAAGCGCAGCGCATTATCGAAGCGAATTTGCTGCGGGGCGTCGATCTGGCCCGGCGGCCGGGGCTGTGGTTCTCGGGGCTGTTCACGCCCTTGATTTTTCGGATCGTGAGCTATGCCGACGATGTGACCGTGGGCCTCGAGACGCGCGGCTACGACCCGGAGTCGCCGCGCAGCACCAGCCAACCGCTGCGCTGGCGCCCCGGGGATACGCTCTTTGCCCTGGGTGCCGCGGCGTTGCTGATCGCGGTGGGGGGACTGGAATGGACAGCCTGATTGAAGTGCGGGGACTGGGATTCGCCCCGCCCGGCCAGGAGCGGCAAATTTTGCACAACGTGCAGCTCACCCTCGCTCCCGGCGAGATCGTGCTGGTGGCCGGTCCCACCGGCAGCGGCAAAAGCACCCTGATCAATGCCGTCGCCGGGGTGATCCCCGCCCATACCGGCGGTCGCCTCGAAGGGGAAGTGGCCTTTGCCGGCCGCTCGCTGCTGCCGCTGTCGGTGCGCGAGCGCGCCCGCCACATCGGCACGGTGCTGCAAAACGTCGAGGTGCAGATCTTTACCGACCGGGTGCGCGAGGAGGTGGCCTTTGGCCTGGAGAATCTGAATGTCCCCCCAGGGCGGATCGCAGAGCAAATGGGCGAGTTGCTCGCCGAATTTGGCCTTCAAAGCCAGCGCGATTGGCCAATCGCCCGCCTCTCCGCCGGTCAAAAACAGCGTCTGGTGCTCGCCTGCGTGCTTGCCATGGATCAGCCGGTGCTGTTGCTCGACGAACCGTTTGCCTACCTCGACCGGGCCGGGGCGCAGTTGCTGCTGGAGTTGCTGGTCCGGCGCGCTCGTGCCGGCCAGGCGATTTTGCTGGTCGAACACCGGCTCGACTTGGTGGCCGCCGTCGCCCACCGCAGCTACTGTTGCGCCGATGGAACGTTGCTCCCGGGTCTGCCGCAAAGCGCTGTCGCCAGCGCCGTTCTCGTCCGGCCCGCCGCCGGGCCGGTGGTGCTCGAAAGCCGGATCCTCGCCTACGGAGGCTATCCGCCTTTGCCGGATCTGACCGTGCGTGCCGGGGAGACGGTGTTGCTCAAAGGCGACAACGGCTGCGGCAAGACGACGCTGCTCAAGCTGTTGTGCGGTTTGTTGCGCCCGACCGGCGGGTCGCTGGCGATCCTGGGTAAAGATGCCCTCAAACAGAATGTTGCCGAGCGCGCCCGCACCCTGGGCTTTGTGCTCCAGAACCCCAATCACCAGCTCTTTGCCGACAGCGTCGCAGGCGAAGTGGCCCAGCCGGGGGTGGCGCCGGAATTTGCCGAGCAGCTACTCGAACAACTCAATTTGCTCCCCCAGCGCGAGCAGCACCCCCAATCGCTCTCCCAGGGCCAGAAGCGCCGGTTGGCCCTCGCAGCGGTGCTCGCCCGCAGGCCGCGCATCTGTCTGCTCGACGAGATCACCGTGGGCCAAGATCCGCGCTCGCTCTCGCTGATGCTGGACGCACTCGAAGCGTTCACCGGCAAGGGCGGAGCGCTGATTCTCACCAGCCACGACCCCCAGGCGGCTTCCCGCCTGGGAGCGAGGGTGGTTGCGCTCTAGCATGGCAAAGCCCGGACGCGCGCTGCTGTTGGCGGAATTGACGGCGGGAGCTCGCGCCGCCAGCCGCTTTCGCTCCCCCGAGTCTGTCTTGCTGTCCCGGGGTTGGTCGCGCCTGGCGGCAGGCTGGACACTGCGCCTCGGAGCCACGGCCCTGGTGGACCAGTTCGCCGTGCGCGAAGAAGTGTTCTTTGCGCTGGGGTGCGATATCCTCCGGGGCAAACCGACCGGTTTTGTAGTTGATATCGGCAGTGGTTTTTCTACCCTGGGGCTGCGCTGGGCGCGCACTTTCCCGGATTGCTCGGTGCTGGAACTGGACCTGCCTGCGGTGGCCCAAAGCAAGCGGCGGCGGGTAGAAAGCCTGGGTAAGCCTGACAACTGGCATGCCGACGGGTTTGATCTTTCAATTGACCGCCTCGAAGATGCCCTCGGCGGCGAGCGGGCCTGCCTGCTCTCGCTGCAGGGTGTACTGCCCTACTTCAGCGTGGAGGACATTGGGCGGCTTGCCGACAACTGGCGAGATCGCTCCCTGGTTGCGCAAGGCGTTCTGCTGTGCGACTTGCTCGATGCCGGGTATTTTGACAACCAGGGCAAAAGCCTTTCCCGCAGCCCGTTTCGTAGTCGCTTTGCCGATGCCGCCGCCGCTGCGCGGGTCTTTACCCAAGCAGGCTTCGAGCCTGTGGAAAGCACGGCGCTCGAAATCCTTGGTCGGCCCCTCGGTTGGCGAAACCCCGGCAACAACGGTCTATTTATCTGCAAAGCATTCGCTTGACGTAAAAAAGCCCGGTGCTGGTAAGCACCGGACCTTGCGTTTCGCTATCGCTACAGACTTTTAGTTAACTACATCCAGCATGATATGCCGGTGTCATCGTTGCAGGCAATTGACAAACCAGCGCCGGATTGAAATTAAATAATGCCGAGAACTTGGCGCAGAACGCTATAGCCTGCATAATCCCAAAGCAGATAAGCGACAAAGCCAATCATCGCCAGACGGCCGTTCCAGATCTCCGCCTGGGGAGTGAAACCAAAAAGAAAGGCATTGCGGTCGCGGCCGTTGATTTCGGTGCGCTCAAGATCATTCTGGGGTCCCGTGGTCATGGCTATTCTCCTGGGGTTCATCAGTGTTGCTTGAATTCATCCTATTCGCGACCGTGATCCGACTCCACCTGCCACAAGGGACAATTGTTCCTCGGTCTTGCGAGGTACCCAGGAGGCGTGTACAGCCAAAATGCTCTATCGCTGGAGGGGAACCCCATCAAACGGCGGCCGGACGCACCCGCTGGCCCATCGAATCGGTCATGCGCCGGAGGGCGGGCGAGAGATCTCCCGGTTCGAGGTGCACATCGATCAAGGAGAAACTGCCCCGGTGGCGGCGCGCTTCGTGCAGGGCGGCGGCAAGTTGGTCCTCTGTCGAAACTTCGAAGCCCCGGCCCGTGCCCAGCAACTCCGGCAGACGGCTGTAGTTCCAGTTGAGCACGTCGTTGAAAGAACCGTCCTGCATCGGCCGCTCGGTGCCGTAGCCCCGGTTGTTGAGCAACACGACAATCGGGTCGAGGCCGAAGCGGGCAATGGTCGAGAGTTCCAGGCCGCTCATCTGAAAGGCGCCGTCGCCCACCAGCACCAGGGGCCTGAGGCGCGCGTCGGCCATCTGGGCGCCGAGGGCGGCGGGGACGGCAAAGCCGAGGGAGGCGTAGTAGGCAGGAGCCAGAAACCGCGTCTTGCCCGGGATAAACAGATCCGCCCCGGCAAAAAGGGCGTCGCCGGGGTCGGCCACCACGATCGTTTCGTCGTCCAAAAAGGCGTTGAGCTGCTGGAAAAGGCGCAGCACGGTCATCGGTCTATCCTGGACCGGCTGGAACTGGGCGAGGGGCAGGGGATGGGGAGTCGGTCCGTCCACCCGCCGCTCGATCTCGCCTGCCAGTAGACCGGCTGCGAAGTCCTGCAACCGCACGTCCTCGTAGGAGTGGTAGCCGATAGTGAGCTTCTCGGTGGCGCAGTAAATGGACCGGCGCGGGTCGAGATTGGCGGTGTAGATGCCCAGGTTCATATCGGTCATCAGCGCTCCGAGCAACACCAGGCAGTCGCTCGCTTCGACGTAGTCGCGCACGTCCTCGCGGCCCATCGCTCCCTCGTAGACGCCCAGGTAGCGCGGATGGGACTCAGGGAAGACCGATTTGCCCAGGATGGTCGAAGCCACCGGAATGTTGGTCTTCTCGATGAGCTGCGCGAGCAAGGGCTGCAACGCGAAGCGGTGCAGTTCTTCTCCAGCCAGAATCACCGGCTGGCGGCTCGCGTTGATGCGGGCTACGGCTTCTTTGACGGCTTCGCCCAGCGTGGCCGGGTCGCTGGTCTCCTGGGGCAACTCGCGCAGGTGACAGGCGGAACCGGTGGCGCGGGCGACGTTGCGCGGCAATTCGATGTAGACCGGCCGGCGGTAGCGCAAAGCCGCCTCGAACACCCGGTCGATTTCACAGAAGGCCGTCTGCGGGTCGTCCAGTACCGTCGCGGCGACTGTCAGTTGCTCGAACACTTTGAGTTGGGTGTCGAACTCGCGCACTTTGTGGTGCAACAGCGGATTTTTGTGGCGCTCGTTGGTGCCCGGCGCGCCGCTAATCACCACGACCGGCGATTTTTCGGCGTAGGCCTGGGCAGTAGTATTGGCAACTTTGAGGCCGCCCACGCAGTAGGTGACGCAGACGGCCCCGAGTCCGCGTACGCGGGCGTAGGCGTCGGCGGCGAACCCGGCCCCCTGTTCGTCACACGTATTGATCACTTTTATGGGGCTGTCGCACAGTTGCTTGAAAAAACCGAGGACGTAATCGCCGGGCACGCCGAAGATATGGTGCACGCCGTGGGAGTACAACCGTTCGATCAAGTACTCGCCCACGGTCAATACAGAAGAAGCCATCGTGCAAACCCTGACCCATCGATTTCCATGATGCCCAATGGGGGAAGGGGCGGCTTTTGACCCACACAAATCGCAAAATGCCCGCCTTGACGGCACCGGCCACTTTGGCGATAAGGAAGTGGCCCCCTCGATAGGAACCCCCGCGCCATGGCCGAACCGTACCGGGCCGAGCCGCTGCCGCCGCGCGACGGCAGCCTGGATGTGAGTGCCAACCACTACTGGCACTACCACCGCCTCGAAGCGCTCCTGGCGTGCAAGCAACCGATAACCGCTTCGCAGGACGAAGACTTGTTCATCGCCGTGCACCAGATCTGCGAGGTGGCCTTTCACCAGATGATTGGCGATCTGGAGCGCACCCTGGCGGCCCTGGCCATCGCCCTCGATGCCGACGAGGAGCGTCCCGTGGGCGACACCGTCGAGGCGTGCTACTTTCTGGAGCGCGTTGTGCGGCTCTACGAGGTCGTGAATGTGACGATGCCCATCCTCGTCTCGATGCGCGCCTTTGGCGAATTTCGCAGCGCCATCGGTCCCACCAGCGGCTTTCAATCGTTTCAGTTTCGGCATCTGGAGATCTTGAGCGGCGTGGCCGCCCCGTACTGGCGGGGGGGCACCCGCGACGCACGGGGCGAGGTGCACCCGGCAGAAGCCGAGTTCGATCGCCGCTACGGCGCCCGGGTAGCCGGCTGGCTGGCGGAACATCAGGAGCACAACCTGGCGCATTACTACCGGCGCTTGCTGGAGCGGGCACCGGGCACGGAGGTGCAGACGAGTCTGACGGCGCTTTTTACCCACCCCGGCGCAGCTTCATTGTTGCGCCTGTTGGCCCGCTACGAGCAGCAGCAGACCCGCTTTCACCGCGGCCACCTGGCTCTGGCGGTCCGCCAGCTCGCGATGGTCGGGGCGAGCGCCGGGACGGGCGGCACGGCGTTTCAAGCCTATCTGGCCAGGTACCAGCGCGAAGTGGAGCCGCTGTTCGCGGGACTCGGCCCGGAAGACGAGGGAGCATCGGCCGGTGTTCCTGGCGGCGGCTCAATCCCGGGGCGATAATTGGGTGAGCCGGTGTGCCCGTCGGCGTGAGGAATATTCCGCAGAGACGTCCATGCAGCATCCAAACCGTCTGTCCTCTTTGTTGCCTTCGCTCGATCAAGCGATGGAGACCAGGGTCAAACTGGTCACACCCGATACTGTCCTGAGCGACATCGTCGAGTGGATGGGCGGCCAGGCGGACTACCGTTGCGCCCTGCCCGAG harbors:
- a CDS encoding TonB-dependent receptor plug domain-containing protein: MRFSCLSVLLILGAALVAPAYAQQTPDLPGAPDTTQAAESDLDEVTVTANRRATPRSKTPATVSIKTRSELDREQPLLRTVADALQTLPGITINRLGLLSGAANIRGLTGERIAVLVDGERLPNLEFGPDLGSVDPFRVERLEVLKGPASSIYGADAFGGVINIITTLPRFDTPPKVRTYLYGGNFSEIGGNVEFQGPNVVAGLSLRTAGDAKDGLSRPIPTNGTGYDAFDAYASGRIDFDATNHLELRFDRYRQSYADLNGFPTPPFVFAQNQFRNRDRYSIAYINDGAPGGTSFALRANYQKNERRFDNTTAVTIPVFASPFAVGGNGTSSLFGTPSRQAAFFPPAPPTFITLTTPSSTYSLTETYGLSAQANTALGSAVLTYGYDFSQDASTSIDRFAVPSVQSPLATRSFNGVFLQGSYDITPSFTVAGGVRYDTYDQNTNTGLVNNANRVTFNAGAIYSITPELALRANFAQGFRPPSLLFLFGSSPEGTFFAPSAGNVQANPNLRPERADNFDIGINYTSPEFRAGITYFNNQVTDFLGFGPLVAFGAPPFGPPPPSQTVLNKNVQLQGLEFSSAYFFSPQAFFEANLTYVDGRDGSGLPLSQLEVFPLTALLRLVYDDKTFNALLQSRIYGGQGSVIGNNGVVGPGTPPAGVLDLSFGYRFVPNVQLTVSVENVTNAQYIYPTSGFVAPGARLLGAVRAEF
- a CDS encoding energy-coupling factor transporter transmembrane component T family protein, with the protein product MSLAKLPQFLGSVNPLLKIVLSIALTACAFALKSVWANLLLVSVLMVLTFVSVRVETKSVVGVGVFLLIFTGLTGTLSGDWGYAGLGAARLLVLILPALLLPATTAPGDLVRAFQAVRLPPFLVLSLMLTWRFLPIIQQEAQRIIEANLLRGVDLARRPGLWFSGLFTPLIFRIVSYADDVTVGLETRGYDPESPRSTSQPLRWRPGDTLFALGAAALLIAVGGLEWTA
- a CDS encoding ABC transporter ATP-binding protein translates to MDSLIEVRGLGFAPPGQERQILHNVQLTLAPGEIVLVAGPTGSGKSTLINAVAGVIPAHTGGRLEGEVAFAGRSLLPLSVRERARHIGTVLQNVEVQIFTDRVREEVAFGLENLNVPPGRIAEQMGELLAEFGLQSQRDWPIARLSAGQKQRLVLACVLAMDQPVLLLDEPFAYLDRAGAQLLLELLVRRARAGQAILLVEHRLDLVAAVAHRSYCCADGTLLPGLPQSAVASAVLVRPAAGPVVLESRILAYGGYPPLPDLTVRAGETVLLKGDNGCGKTTLLKLLCGLLRPTGGSLAILGKDALKQNVAERARTLGFVLQNPNHQLFADSVAGEVAQPGVAPEFAEQLLEQLNLLPQREQHPQSLSQGQKRRLALAAVLARRPRICLLDEITVGQDPRSLSLMLDALEAFTGKGGALILTSHDPQAASRLGARVVAL
- a CDS encoding class I SAM-dependent methyltransferase, giving the protein MAKPGRALLLAELTAGARAASRFRSPESVLLSRGWSRLAAGWTLRLGATALVDQFAVREEVFFALGCDILRGKPTGFVVDIGSGFSTLGLRWARTFPDCSVLELDLPAVAQSKRRRVESLGKPDNWHADGFDLSIDRLEDALGGERACLLSLQGVLPYFSVEDIGRLADNWRDRSLVAQGVLLCDLLDAGYFDNQGKSLSRSPFRSRFADAAAAARVFTQAGFEPVESTALEILGRPLGWRNPGNNGLFICKAFA
- a CDS encoding chlorophyll a/b-binding protein, producing MTTGPQNDLERTEINGRDRNAFLFGFTPQAEIWNGRLAMIGFVAYLLWDYAGYSVLRQVLGII
- a CDS encoding alpha-keto acid decarboxylase family protein, which gives rise to MASSVLTVGEYLIERLYSHGVHHIFGVPGDYVLGFFKQLCDSPIKVINTCDEQGAGFAADAYARVRGLGAVCVTYCVGGLKVANTTAQAYAEKSPVVVISGAPGTNERHKNPLLHHKVREFDTQLKVFEQLTVAATVLDDPQTAFCEIDRVFEAALRYRRPVYIELPRNVARATGSACHLRELPQETSDPATLGEAVKEAVARINASRQPVILAGEELHRFALQPLLAQLIEKTNIPVASTILGKSVFPESHPRYLGVYEGAMGREDVRDYVEASDCLVLLGALMTDMNLGIYTANLDPRRSIYCATEKLTIGYHSYEDVRLQDFAAGLLAGEIERRVDGPTPHPLPLAQFQPVQDRPMTVLRLFQQLNAFLDDETIVVADPGDALFAGADLFIPGKTRFLAPAYYASLGFAVPAALGAQMADARLRPLVLVGDGAFQMSGLELSTIARFGLDPIVVLLNNRGYGTERPMQDGSFNDVLNWNYSRLPELLGTGRGFEVSTEDQLAAALHEARRHRGSFSLIDVHLEPGDLSPALRRMTDSMGQRVRPAAV
- a CDS encoding tryptophan 2,3-dioxygenase family protein, translated to MAEPYRAEPLPPRDGSLDVSANHYWHYHRLEALLACKQPITASQDEDLFIAVHQICEVAFHQMIGDLERTLAALAIALDADEERPVGDTVEACYFLERVVRLYEVVNVTMPILVSMRAFGEFRSAIGPTSGFQSFQFRHLEILSGVAAPYWRGGTRDARGEVHPAEAEFDRRYGARVAGWLAEHQEHNLAHYYRRLLERAPGTEVQTSLTALFTHPGAASLLRLLARYEQQQTRFHRGHLALAVRQLAMVGASAGTGGTAFQAYLARYQREVEPLFAGLGPEDEGASAGVPGGGSIPGR